From Anopheles arabiensis isolate DONGOLA chromosome 3, AaraD3, whole genome shotgun sequence, a single genomic window includes:
- the LOC120899938 gene encoding ribonuclease H2 subunit A, with amino-acid sequence MGKKVKQEPESHSDVKQSRIENLETLGPYILEQDNAKNFVYVSDIPQLCKDEPCMLGVDEAGRGPVLGPMVYGIAFCPLSKKDILKQLGFSDSKQLTEEKRDQIFDEMNRKDFAKTALGWAVEAISPNVISMCMLRRTKHSLNEVSMDSAIGLINSAIDAGVNIAEVYVDTVGPPEKYQAKLKAIFPKFKITVAKKADSTYPIVSAASIAAKVTRDHALKVWKFRERPNEEVTSFGSGYPGDPTTKKFLGEIDLVFGFPRLVRFSWSTAGNALEKKAYDMEFEDETDAKDAEKASYGSEKLSKYFATSKNENRKRHEYFRERCLEHVADI; translated from the exons ATGGgcaaaaaagtgaagcaaGAGCCTGAAAGTCATTCGGATGTGAAGCAGTCGAGAATAGAGAACCTAGAAACATTGGGACCGTACATTTTGGAACAGGATAACGCTAAAAACTTCGTATACGTTTCCGACATCCCACAGCTGTGCAAGGATGAACCGTGTATGCTTGGTGTCGATGAAGCCGGCCGTGGACCAGTGCTCG GCCCTATGGTGTACGGAATCGCTTTCTGTCCGCTATCGAAAAAAGATATTCTTAAACAGCTTGGATTTTCCGATTCAAAGCAACTGACGGAGGAAAAACGTGATCAAATATTCGATGAAATGAACCGCAAGGATTTTGCGAAGACAGCCCTCGGATGGGCCGTCGAGGCCATATCGCCCAATGTGATCTCGATGTGCATGCTTAGAAGAACGAAGCATTCGCTCAACGAAGTGTCAATGGACTCTGCTATCGGGTTGATCAACTCGGCAATTGACGCGGGCGTTAACATTGCGGAGGTATACGTGGATACGGTAGGACCGCCGGAAAAGTATCAAGCCAAGCTGAAAGCCATCTTTCCTAAGTTCAAAATCACCGTAGCCAAGAAAGCCGACAGCACGTACCCAATCGTATCGGCGGCAAGTATTGCAGCGAAGGTGACGCGCGATCACGCTCTGAAGGTGTGGAAATTTCGTGAACGACCGAACGAAGAAGTGACCTCTTTCGGAAGCGGGTATCCGGGCGACCCGACTACGAAAAAGTTTTTGGGCGAAATTGATCTGGTGTTTGGATTTCCACGATTGGTACGGTTTAGCTGGTCCACTGCGGGGAATGCGCTGGAGAAGAAGGCATATGATATGGAATTCGAGGATGAGACAGACGCCAAGGATGCCGAGAAAGCGTCGTATGGCAGTGAGAAGCTGTCCAAGTATTTTGCAACatcgaaaaacgaaaacagaaaGCGACACGAATACTTTCGGGAACGTTGTTTGGAGCATGTAGCGGATATTTAG
- the LOC120899931 gene encoding uncharacterized protein LOC120899931 yields MHREGRVWPCVVFLIAVCAEATVAHAHGNLKALLAHDISSHEATRDDFNNDLARNFHSPRLEYNEWLPVGRGDPLKNDPTYDYSPPVLDRVRYWSDGTKDKSSGNDILLLGVPSKKTVGMSKEWNSIPLRRNYHSTGHQHHSVATSPNQQPHTVLMPPPRNNYLGGAEGTGFWGRESSASQRVDTQPGNGFKYRPGSSYQEQFSDVKHSEPPLSQPITAQFHHHHQPQLQGASGFNRQQQPYVTTIRLTTPAGDIVKRPLLKTILQNEHSYPFTKTAMTSTVTEYTSGGFYDVQNINAMAQTIFHPPQTTEYLQSQSPSFPSTKTVPKMSKDTRTPQQYDTPVGPFVTPGTTHLPTTMMSTTTMRSPITLPSSSSTASPMVTTPPTPMAMTTDSVFSHYKQPATSERWSPYLIIEGHSKVKTYGLNTNDTLMQLPRMVPVTSTKDPIVRHVVNRDPDTGAELAVTHIATKRPPVYEIHTEAAPRTVKKNGAGIQQQRQYESSVDTLLTLLEESSFEDMLKEEKAPENALDDGTANSVSKDSKTRRNVRVTRQIYRLERP; encoded by the exons ATGCACCGAGAAGGAAGAGTGTGGCCATGTGTGGTGTTTCTGATAGCTGTGTGCGCGGAAGCGACCGTTGCTCATGCACACGGCAATTTGAAAGCACTGCTGGCACATGACATCTCATCGCACGAAGCTACAAGGGATGATTTCAATAACG ATTTAGCTCGCAACTTTCACTCGCCACGGCTGGAATACAACGAATGGTTACCGGTGGGCCGTGGTGATCCGCTCAAGAACGATCCAACGTACGACTACAGTCCACCGGTGCTGGACCGTGTGCGCTACTGGTCCGACGGTACGAAGGATAAGTCGTCGGGCAACGACATCCTGCTGCTGGGCGTTCCCTCCAAGAAGACGGTCGGTATGAGCAAAGAATGGAACAGTATCCCGTTGCGCCGTAACTACCACTCGACGGGGCATCAGCATCACTCGGTAGCAACCAGCCCGAACCAGCAGCCTCATACCGTTCTAATGCCACCGCCGCGTAACAACTATCTCGGCGGTGCGGAAGGGACCGGATTTTGGGGTAGAGAGTCATCCGCCTCCCAGCGAGTCGATACACAGCCTGGTAATGGCTTCAAATATCGGCCTGGAAGTTCCTATCAAGAACAATTTTCTG ATGTAAAGCACTCCGAGCCCCCTCTGTCGCAGCCTATTACGGCACAattccatcatcaccatcagcccCAGCTGCAAGGAGCCAGCGGATTCAACCGACAACAGCAACCGTACGTCACAACAATACGCCTGACGACTCCGGCCGGAGACATTGTGAAGCGCCCCCTACTCAAGACGATACTACAGAATGAACATTCCTACCCGTTCACGAAAACCGCCATGACCAGTACGGTTACCGAGTACACTTCCGGCGGGTTCTACGACGTACAAAACATTAACGCCATGGCACAAACGATATTCCATCCTCCGCAAACCACCGAATACCTTCAATCGCAATCACCGTCGTTCCCGTCAACCAAAACGGTACCCAAGATGAGTAAAGACACCCGCACACCTCAGCAATACGACACTCCTGTCGGTCCCTTCGTAACACCGGGCACTACTCACCTGCCTACCACGATGATGTCCACCACGACAATGCGCAGTCCAATCACGCTACCGAGCTCTTCCAGCACGGCAAGCCCCATGGTAACGACGCCGCCTACTCCAATGGCAATGACGACCGATTCGGTCTTTTCCCACTACAAACAACCGGCAACATCGGAACGTTGGTCACCGTATCTCATCATAGAGGGCCACTCGAAGGTGAAAACGTACGGACTGAATACGAACGATACACTAATGCAGTTGCCTCGCATGGTTCCCGTCACTAGCACAAAAGATCCGATCGTACGGCATGTGGTCAACCGTGATCCTGACACTGGTGCCGAGCTGGCAGTCACACACATCGCTACCAAGCGCCCGCCAGTGTACGAAATTCACACGGAAGCCGCACCGCGAACTGTGAAGAAAAATGGAGCCGGaattcagcagcagcggcaataCGAGTCGTCCGTCGACACGCTACTTACACTGCTCGAAGAAAGCTCATTCGAGGATATGCTGAAGGAGGAGAAAGCACCGGAAAATGCCCTGGACGATGGTACGGCCAATTCCGTCAGCAAGGACAGCAAGACGCGCCGAAATGTGCGCGTGACGCGACAGATCTACCGACTCGAGCGGCcgtga
- the LOC120899930 gene encoding E3 UFM1-protein ligase 1 homolog — translation MADWDEIKRLAADFQKAQLSTGLQRLSERNCIEIVRLLIEKGLIDVIYTNDGKEYLTQDHLKQEVKDELYVRGGRVNLIELARVLNVDFGKIEYTAKRLVEKDPNLHLLLGQLIETSYLQRVASEINQKLVQYGEIHIGQLTTTYDLPTDFILNKIVLANLHKVIFAKQDPTNAHIFFTQSYIARNKAKIRGALAAITKPTPISVILNLTDVPARILYMSLNEMSSLGSVTVQSPAGQYIPHVYQRMQAQWVKDYFKQNGHIMYETVTKLGVSDVRSFVQAQLPDEKLVHLKNCIIGKRLIDQVKDSMDMCVTSNSYLDISTILPSSLSDDNIEEILTHILTPTIRKQTNVFGMVVLTVNFMDECVKGCLELVNEHAKRAVESGSYQKYIAEKSMKHQEVDHGVMEEEKADKREERRKKASSGKGGGGAQGRETKTKSTKKHARGTRGNVSDSDDGGEIQTNASNKKGGKDPHIELITAKEIAKVVEKTLEPEGLEMLAKDVANHYFPILSKQALVKAHELYEQSLQKNNQNRRQTHASIQEKLNTLYNDIRLYEKGLKLFPADVQGQLLKYLLKTFGTDACNELCLYVASECNLNTNFNAPLTTEQRTKIANDSGPEYRSHLQTLCKALSASETVEDFLDKTEKTMQACSMMLKKIDKKKDRNLILCHKHGLLEQLTNCTDPALVLHLAVLIIFTISTQTMLHASGRHVSAILAFLQTVLSTDDSKVFNNYHDLVLKLLSTESSTTEEAKANAEDITKQLGELTPVVKNIAGNFKKAGVTPVE, via the exons ATGGCGGATTGGGATGAAATAAAACGCTTGGCTGCCGATTTCCAGAAGGCACAGCTTTCCACAGGACTTCAAAG ATTATCGGAGAGAAATTGCATCGAAATTGTGAGATTGTTGATTGAAAAAGGGCTCATCGACGTAATCTACACGAACGATGGCAAGGAGTATCTCACGCAAGATCACCTCAAGCAGGAGGTGAAAGATGAACTGTACGTGCGTGGCGGTCGGGTGAACTTAATTGAGCTGGCGAGGGTGCTCAATGTCGACTTCGGAAAGATTGAGTATACGGCCAAGCGGCTGGTCGAGAAGGATCCTAATTTGCATCTCCTGCTTGGCCAGCTCATTGAGACGTCCTACTTGCAACGAGTGGCATCGGAAATCAACCAGAAACTGGTGCAGTACGGTGAAATCCACATTGGACAGCTCACTACCACGTACGATCTGCCGACCGATTTCATTCTGAACAAAATCGTGCTGGCCAATCTGCACAAGGTCATCTTTGCCAAGCAGGATCCAACGAATGCGCACATATTTTTCACACAATCGTACATCGCACGGAACAAAGCGAAAATCCGTGGAGCGTTGGCAGCGATTACGAAACCCACTCCGATTTCCGTCATTCTCAATTTGACGGATGTGCCGGCACGCATACTGTACATGTCGCTGAATGAAATGTCTTCGCTCGGCTCGGTTACGGTGCAATCGCCGGCCGGTCAGTACATACCACACGTGTACCAGCGCATGCAGGCGCAGTGGGTGAAAGATTATTTCAAGCAGAATGGCCACATCATGTACGAGACCGTTACAAAGCTGGGTGTTTCGGACGTGCGTTCGTTTGTGCAGGCGCAGCTGCCAGATGAGAAGCTGGTACATTTGAAGAATTGCATTATCGGTAAACGGTTAATCGATCAGGTGAAAGACTCGATGGATATGTGCGTAACGAGCAACTCGTACCTGGACATTTCAACCATACTGCCGTCGTCTTTAAGCGACGATAACATTGAAGAGATCCTTACGCACATATTAACGCCGACAAtacgcaaacaaacgaacgtcTTCGGGATGGTCGTTCTGACGGTGAACTTCATGGACGAGTGCGTTAAAGGTTGTCTAGAGCTGGTGAACGAACATGCGAAGCGTGCGGTTGAAAGTGGTAGCTATCAAAAGTACATAGCAGAGAAGTCAATGAAGCATCAGGAGGTGGATCACGGTGTAATGGAAGAGGAAAAGGCTGACAAGCGCGAGGAGCGACGCAAGAAGGCATCTTCTGGGAAGGGTGGTGGCGGTGCCCAGGGTCGCGAGACGAAGACAAAATCGACGAAAAAGCATGCCCGAGGAACCCGGGGCAATGTGTCGGATTCGGACGATGGCGGAGAGATACAGACGAATGCGAGCAACAAGAAGGGCGGAAAGGATCCACACATTGAGCTTATCACAGCCAAGGAGATCGCCAAGGTGGTGGAAAAGACGCTCGAGCCTGAAGGACTGGAGATGTTGGCAAAGGACGTGGCAAATCATTACTTCCC AATTTTAAGCAAACAGGCACTCGTCAAAGCGCACGAGCTGTACGAGCAATCACTCCAGAAGAACAATCAAAACCGTCGCCAAACTCATGCCAGCATTCAGGAGAAGCTCAACACACTATACAACGACATCCGGCTGTACGAGAAGGGATTGAAACTGTTCCCAGCCGACGTGCAGGGACAGCTGCTCAAGTATCTGCTGAAAACGTTCGGCACGGATGCATGCAATGAGTTGTGCCTGTATGTTGCGTCCGAGTGTAATCTAAACACTAACTTTAACGCACCACTCACTACTGAACAGCGGACCAAGATTGCGAACGACAGTGGGCCGGAATATCGGTCCCACCTGCAGACGCTCTGCAAAGCGCTGTCTGCCAGCGAAACGGTCGAAGATTTCCTcgacaaaacagaaaagacgATGCAGGCGTGCAGCATGATGCTGAAAAAGATCGACAAGAAAAAGGATAG AAACCTAATTCTCTGCCACAAGCATGGTCTGCTGGAGCAGCTGACCAACTGTACCGATCCAGCCCTGGTACTTCATCTGGCCGTACTGATTATCTTTACTATCTCAACGCAAACCATGCTGCACGCTTCCGGTCGGCACGTGTCCGCTATTTTAGCCTTCCTGCAGACGGTGCTGAGCACTGACGACTCAAAAGTATTCAACAACTACCATG ATCTGGTACTGAAGTTACTAAGTACGGAAAGCTCCaccacggaagaagccaaggCAAATGCGGAAGATATTACGAAGCAGCTGGGTGAACTGACGCCTGTTGTGAAGAACATTGCTGGCAACTTTAAGAAAGCTGGCGTAACTCCAGTAGAGTAA
- the LOC120899939 gene encoding 60S acidic ribosomal protein P1: protein MALNKAELACVYSALILVDDDVAVTDEKIATILKAANVDIEPYWPGLFAKALEGIDVKSLITSIGSGVGSGGGAPAAAAGGAGAAPAAAEKKEEKKEEEPEESDDDMGFGLFG from the exons ATGGCTCTTAACAAAGCTGAACTAGCCTGTGTTTACTCGGCACTGATTCTGgtcgatgatgatgttgccGTGACG GACGAGAAGATCGCAACCATCCTGAAGGCCGCCAACGTTGACATCGAGCCATACTGGCCTGGTCTGTTCGCAAAGGCCCTGGAAGGCATTGATGTCAAGAGCCTGATCACGAGCATCGGCTCAGGTGTGGGATCCGGTGGTGGTGCCccagctgctgccgctggtggtgctggtgctgcccCGGCTGCCGCCGAAaagaaggaggagaagaaggaagaagaacCAGAGGAATCCGATGATGACATGGGATTCG GTCTCTTCGGTTAG
- the LOC120899934 gene encoding F-box-like/WD repeat-containing protein TBL1X, with product MSFSSDEVNFLVYRYLQESGFSHSAYTFGIESHISQSNINGALVPPAALLSILQKGLQYTEAEISIGEDGTEQRLGESLSLIDAVMPEVVANRQNMQNQQKQATKTEPPETNGTTEEPAPPPPTTTTTATTTPAPVETMEVDQSIEIPASKATVLRGHESEVFICAWNPSTDLLASGSGDSTARIWDMSDNPANPNQLVLRHCIQKGGTEVPSNKDVTSLDWNCDGTLLATGSYDGYARIWRTDGLLASTLGQHKGPIFALKWNKRGNYILSAGVDKTTIIWDAATGQCTQQFSFHSAPALDVDWQSNQSFASCSTDQCIHVCKLGVDKPIKSFQGHTNEVNAIKWDPQGQLLASCSDDMTLKIWSMKQDTCVHDLQAHSKEIYTIKWSPTGTGTQNPNMNLILASASFDSTVRLWDVERGVCIHTLTKHTEPVYSVAFSPDGKFLASGSFDKCVHIWSTQSGQLVHSYKGTGGIFEVCWNSRGSKVGASASDGSVFVLDLRKL from the exons ATGAGTTTCTCGAGTGATGAGGTAAACTTCCTGGTTTACCGCTATTTGCAAGAGTCTG GGTTTTCTCATTCCGCGTACACGTTCGGAATCGAATCGCATATTTCACAAAGCAACATCAATGGAGCGCTGGTGCCACCGGCAGCACTGCTTAGCATTCTGCAGAAAGGGCTGCAGTACACGGAAGCCGAAATCAGTATAGGAGAGGACGGTACCGAGCAACGGTTGGGCGAAAGCTTAAGCCTCATCGATGCGGTGATGCCGGAAGTGGTCGCCAATCggcaaaatatgcaaaatcaGCAAAAGCAGGCCACGAAAACGGAACCACCCGAGACGAACGGTACGACCGAGGAACCGGCCCCTCCACCACCGACTACGACGACCACTGCTACTACCACGCCGGCACCAGTAGAGACGATGGAAGTGGATCAAAGCATTGAAATACCCGCCTCGAAGGCTACGGTTCTGCGCGGTCACGAGAGTGAGGTGTTCATTTGCGCCTGGAACCCCAGCACGGACCTGCTGGCCAGTGGATCTGGGGACAGTACGGCACGAATTTGGGACATGTCGGACAATCCCGCCAATCCGAACCAGCTCGTACTGCGCCATTGCATCCAGAAGGGTGGCACGGAGGTGCCGAGTAATAAGGACGTTACGTCACTCGATTGGAACTGCGACGGTACACTGCTGGCGACGGGCTCGTACGATGGATATGCCCGTATTTGGCGTACCGATGGTCTGCTAGCCAGTACGCTTGGTCAGCATAAAGGACCGATTTTTGCACTTAAGTGGAACAAACGGGGTAACTACATCCTCTCGGCGGGTGTGGACAAAACGACCATTATCTGGGATGCGGCTACTGGTCAGTGTACGCAGCAGTTCAGCTTCCATTCGGCGCCAGCACTGGATGTAGATTGGCAATCGAATCAGTCCTTTGCCAGTTGTAGCACGGATCAGTGCATTCACGTGTGCAAGCTTGGTGTGGACAAGCCGATCAAATCGTTCCAAGGACACACG AATGAGGTGAACGCCATCAAATGGGATCCTCAGGGACAACTACTAGCCTCCTGCTCGGACGATATGACATTGAAGATTTGGTCGATGAAGCAGGACACCTGTGTGCACGATCTTCAG GCTCATTCGAAAGAGATATACACTATTAAATGGTCACCCACGGGTACGGGCACGCAGAATCCCAACATGAACCTCATCTTGGCGAGTGCGTCCTTCGATTCTACCGTTCGCTTGTGGGACGTAGAGCGGGGCGTTTGCATCCACACGCTCACGAAACATACGGAACCGGTGTACTCGGTTGCGTTCAGCCCAGACGGCAAATTTCTTGCCTCGGGTAGCTTCGACAAGTGCGTCCACATCTGGAGCACCCAGAGCGGTCAGCTGGTGCACAGCTACAAGGGAACGGGTGGCATTTTCGAGGTATGTTGGAACTCGCGCGGCAGCAAGGTTGGCGCCAGTGCCAGTGACGGCAGCGTGTTCGTGCTGGATCTGCGGAAGTTATGA